A window of the Leptolyngbya sp. CCY15150 genome harbors these coding sequences:
- a CDS encoding CHAT domain-containing protein has product MGGLTSAIQPQIISSYLPITIFKEEYRISHYPFPFDRTSSDDELLKFTSSILQCFRRLEVKSKKSLDLDPDFCQQQLIELAKWGTLAYQRFFRDEEARQLLTDQLQMTANPIPAPTFVSSSIPFPWEVLYQGKEHNDPQREMFWGFCYTPARILTPKRDISRHAKEHNLPLDMLFCIHQTLSQSHEQEWPAIRKLIAVTKQDNCCLLNLSGGRSQVKDGESLLQYLNTASHNMLHFACHCKPKEAEIDTLLISILLDDLEETITTDLPVIELSAFTFDLVRGQFQRNPLIFLNACQSAGGGDQVRKTLNLPEMFVQQGAASIIATACPVPDLFAAAFAKQFYTFFLEQRMPVGQALRETRLYFLEKHHNPLGLAYGLYSPAHYRLAQSPMMEGVA; this is encoded by the coding sequence ATGGGCGGACTCACTAGTGCTATCCAGCCTCAGATCATTTCCTCTTACCTACCGATTACAATTTTCAAAGAGGAATATCGGATTTCTCACTATCCATTCCCCTTTGACAGAACTTCAAGTGATGACGAACTCCTAAAGTTCACAAGCAGCATATTGCAATGCTTTAGGCGTTTAGAAGTAAAATCTAAAAAAAGTTTGGATTTAGACCCAGACTTTTGTCAGCAACAACTCATTGAACTTGCTAAGTGGGGAACATTAGCCTATCAAAGATTCTTTCGGGATGAAGAGGCGCGCCAATTATTGACCGATCAGCTTCAGATGACCGCCAATCCAATCCCTGCCCCAACTTTTGTCTCTAGCTCAATTCCCTTCCCTTGGGAAGTTCTGTATCAAGGCAAAGAACACAATGATCCTCAACGAGAGATGTTTTGGGGATTCTGCTATACCCCCGCTCGGATTCTCACCCCCAAACGTGATATTTCTCGTCATGCCAAGGAACATAATCTACCCTTGGATATGCTATTTTGCATCCACCAAACCTTGAGCCAATCGCATGAGCAAGAGTGGCCTGCCATTCGCAAATTAATTGCTGTCACCAAGCAAGATAACTGTTGTTTGCTCAATTTGTCTGGCGGGCGATCACAGGTTAAGGACGGTGAAAGCCTGTTGCAGTATCTAAACACAGCCAGCCATAATATGCTCCACTTTGCCTGTCACTGTAAACCCAAAGAAGCTGAAATTGACACCTTATTGATTTCTATATTGTTAGATGATCTTGAAGAAACAATTACAACTGATCTCCCGGTGATTGAGTTAAGCGCATTCACCTTCGATTTAGTAAGAGGACAATTCCAGCGCAACCCTTTAATTTTTCTGAACGCCTGCCAGTCAGCCGGTGGAGGCGATCAAGTGCGCAAAACTTTAAACCTGCCTGAGATGTTTGTTCAGCAAGGAGCGGCTTCAATCATTGCCACAGCTTGCCCAGTTCCCGATCTGTTCGCTGCGGCTTTTGCCAAGCAATTCTACACCTTCTTTCTAGAACAGCGGATGCCAGTGGGGCAGGCACTTCGTGAAACTCGTCTATATTTTCTAGAAAAGCATCATAATCCCCTGGGGCTAGCATACGGACTTTATAGTCCTGCTCATTACCGCCTCGCCCAATCTCCGATGATGGAAGGAGTCGCCTGA
- a CDS encoding four helix bundle protein has product MSQNYRELRVWSEGITLVEMCYRLTKAFPKEEIYGMTSQIRRAAVSVPANIAEGYGRENRGEYIQFLKIAQGSLKELETHLIISERVQLATPQTIAPIMTQCETVGKMLRSLIRTLQQKQ; this is encoded by the coding sequence ATGTCCCAGAATTATCGGGAACTGCGGGTTTGGAGCGAGGGTATCACGCTGGTGGAGATGTGCTACCGCCTGACCAAAGCGTTTCCGAAGGAGGAAATTTACGGGATGACGTCTCAGATTCGGAGAGCAGCCGTGTCAGTGCCAGCGAATATCGCCGAGGGCTACGGACGGGAGAACCGGGGGGAGTACATTCAGTTTCTGAAAATAGCCCAGGGATCTCTCAAAGAATTGGAAACCCACCTAATCATCTCGGAACGGGTACAACTGGCGACACCTCAGACCATCGCCCCGATCATGACTCAGTGCGAGACGGTGGGGAAAATGCTGCGTTCTCTAATCCGCACCCTACAACAGAAGCAATAA
- the drmD gene encoding DISARM system SNF2-like helicase DrmD codes for MIRNSRPETASSSVPQVGMLATLRNRRALIAAVEPFGSGVEGQTHLVRLEYIDSDGPPEDSLIWEREVNKTLLEPTALPPIENSDPVPLSEYDALLRATRWTALTPFLTFDRTSAQVQPPISSPFFGAVQVEDFQLVPLLKALQMPRISLLLADDVGLGKTVEAGLILTELLLRRRIRRVLILCPAALRQQWQQEMKTKFSLSFDVIDRAETHTLQKRLGLDANPWRTFPRIVTSYHYLRQPDVLEQFRAACQQPEGSAQLPWDLLIVDECHNLMPSNFGEDSDLSKMLRAIAPWFEHKLFLSATPHNGHTRCFSGLLEQLDPVRFTQTSDFTPDMQQRIQEVVIRRLKKEINALDEQEGRTPRFCRRLTEPVPLYFSREERRLSEAFAAFRSAVKRLIAASSKTDQLAGGFAVEVLNKRLLSCPYTFANSWFRFREGNAQDEGAEVGAVQAARRATQEDLDDDQEAEGRFQHAAKTTGAWFQPLIPHLQAEITAVDEALDILNLSPNAEENLPLPSIDERWEKLLDTIEKYLRVGTQWKGSDRIVVFTEYKTTLDYLRRRLLESYAHQPEVVRELYGGMDDRQRDEVKQAFNDPDNPVRVLLATDAASEGLNLQETAHIVLHYDIPWNPARLDQRNGRLDRHGQAQDVFVLHFASEDDADLKFLARVVEKVNTIREELGSMGEVFDAAFQRRFVELEDTDRVLRGLDDAVNYRRGRSRIPSSEEIAAGQAAAAALHTLEQELDLTPTTLAQTLEIALGIGVGLPRFEAPDDQGRLRLKMPIPPKWDAAVDDHLRLGSTHGYQGALPAIVFDSQHFIQIKNNRPVYRPAKDTVLMHLGHPMFHQALGMYARARFPGGGGDAGQSSRWTVRYGLVPEGAEALLLLTVEELAVNELREPFHHWVRTLRYPIQGGELGEALPHLAAGLDVVEPQAVDRVAADQASDLWDEIKPDVQVVLRQLIESLTSQIQSELANRQAIALQDESDRFKHRLKEVERAMKETTLQKLEKERDKLLEDMQQLSLIPDERRSQEDRLRDLDDEMKRRRGHYQDLAEQLKKEQTRVLTQILPKRYTLRGIAQVFPVTVEIRLPEIPRM; via the coding sequence ATGATCCGCAACAGCAGACCAGAGACCGCCTCTTCCTCCGTGCCCCAGGTGGGTATGCTCGCCACCCTGCGTAATCGTCGAGCACTGATCGCCGCTGTCGAGCCTTTCGGCTCTGGCGTTGAGGGACAAACTCATCTAGTGCGGCTGGAGTACATCGATTCCGATGGCCCGCCTGAAGACAGTCTGATCTGGGAGCGAGAAGTCAACAAAACCCTGCTTGAACCGACAGCTCTACCGCCCATTGAAAACTCAGACCCTGTGCCCTTGTCCGAGTACGATGCCCTGCTGCGGGCGACCCGGTGGACAGCGCTTACTCCGTTTTTGACCTTCGATCGCACCTCTGCCCAAGTCCAGCCCCCCATCTCCTCCCCCTTCTTTGGTGCCGTCCAGGTCGAAGACTTTCAGCTGGTGCCGCTGCTCAAGGCGCTTCAGATGCCGCGTATCTCCCTCTTGCTGGCGGATGACGTGGGGCTGGGCAAAACCGTAGAGGCAGGACTGATTCTGACTGAGCTGTTGCTGCGTCGTCGCATTCGGCGGGTGTTGATTCTCTGTCCTGCAGCGCTGCGGCAACAGTGGCAGCAGGAAATGAAAACCAAATTCTCCCTGTCCTTTGATGTGATCGACCGGGCCGAGACCCACACTCTACAAAAGCGATTGGGGCTCGATGCCAATCCTTGGCGAACGTTTCCGCGCATTGTCACCTCTTACCACTACCTGCGGCAGCCCGATGTGTTAGAGCAATTTCGTGCCGCCTGCCAGCAGCCGGAGGGGTCAGCCCAGCTACCCTGGGATTTACTGATTGTGGATGAATGCCATAATTTGATGCCTTCCAACTTTGGGGAAGACAGTGATTTGTCGAAGATGCTGCGGGCGATCGCCCCCTGGTTCGAGCACAAGCTTTTCCTCAGCGCTACCCCCCACAATGGTCACACCCGCTGTTTTTCAGGCCTGCTAGAGCAGCTTGATCCGGTGCGTTTTACCCAAACCAGCGACTTCACCCCCGACATGCAGCAGCGCATTCAAGAGGTGGTGATTCGGCGGCTAAAAAAAGAGATTAACGCTCTGGACGAGCAGGAAGGTCGCACGCCCCGCTTCTGCCGGCGGCTGACGGAGCCCGTGCCCCTGTATTTCTCCAGGGAGGAGCGGCGGCTCTCTGAAGCGTTTGCAGCTTTTCGCAGTGCGGTTAAACGTTTAATTGCGGCCTCTAGCAAAACCGATCAGCTTGCAGGAGGGTTTGCAGTGGAGGTGCTGAATAAGCGCCTGCTATCGTGCCCCTACACCTTTGCCAATTCCTGGTTTCGGTTTCGGGAAGGCAACGCCCAGGATGAAGGGGCTGAGGTGGGCGCGGTGCAGGCCGCTCGACGGGCTACCCAAGAAGACCTAGACGATGACCAAGAGGCCGAGGGTCGCTTCCAACATGCAGCCAAAACCACCGGGGCCTGGTTTCAGCCTTTGATTCCCCACCTTCAGGCGGAAATTACAGCGGTGGATGAGGCTCTAGACATCCTTAACCTTTCTCCTAATGCCGAGGAGAACCTACCCTTGCCGAGCATAGATGAACGGTGGGAGAAGCTGCTTGACACCATCGAAAAGTACCTGCGGGTGGGCACCCAGTGGAAAGGATCTGACCGGATTGTGGTTTTTACTGAATATAAAACCACCCTCGATTATCTGAGGCGACGACTGCTGGAGAGCTATGCCCATCAACCCGAAGTGGTGCGCGAACTCTACGGTGGTATGGACGATCGCCAGAGAGACGAGGTTAAGCAGGCCTTTAATGACCCCGACAATCCGGTGCGGGTATTGTTGGCGACTGATGCCGCTTCCGAAGGGCTCAACCTGCAAGAAACGGCCCACATCGTTTTGCACTACGACATTCCATGGAACCCAGCTCGCCTAGACCAGCGCAATGGCCGTCTCGATCGCCATGGTCAGGCCCAGGATGTATTTGTGCTCCACTTTGCCAGTGAGGATGATGCTGACCTGAAGTTTTTGGCGCGGGTGGTGGAAAAGGTCAACACCATCCGGGAAGAACTAGGTTCTATGGGTGAGGTGTTTGATGCTGCGTTCCAGCGGCGCTTTGTGGAACTAGAGGACACCGATCGCGTCCTGCGCGGCCTAGATGATGCCGTGAACTATCGCCGGGGGCGATCGCGCATTCCCAGCTCTGAAGAGATCGCAGCGGGGCAGGCGGCAGCAGCAGCTCTGCATACCCTAGAGCAGGAGCTAGACCTCACCCCCACCACCCTGGCCCAAACCCTAGAAATTGCCTTGGGCATTGGGGTAGGTCTACCCCGGTTTGAAGCGCCCGACGACCAGGGTCGCCTGCGATTAAAGATGCCCATTCCCCCCAAATGGGATGCGGCAGTCGATGACCATCTGCGGCTGGGCAGCACCCATGGATACCAGGGAGCACTGCCTGCCATTGTGTTTGATTCCCAGCACTTTATCCAGATCAAAAACAATCGCCCCGTTTACCGCCCCGCCAAAGACACGGTACTCATGCACCTGGGGCATCCCATGTTTCACCAGGCGTTGGGCATGTATGCCCGTGCCCGATTCCCCGGTGGTGGTGGGGATGCTGGCCAGAGCAGTCGCTGGACGGTGCGCTATGGCCTGGTGCCCGAGGGAGCTGAGGCGCTGTTGTTGCTAACGGTGGAAGAACTGGCGGTGAATGAGCTGCGAGAGCCGTTTCACCATTGGGTGCGCACGCTCCGCTACCCAATCCAAGGGGGTGAGCTAGGGGAGGCATTGCCCCATCTGGCGGCGGGTTTAGACGTGGTAGAGCCGCAGGCGGTGGATCGGGTGGCGGCAGACCAGGCTAGCGACCTGTGGGATGAGATTAAGCCCGATGTGCAGGTGGTGTTGAGGCAGCTGATTGAATCGCTGACCAGCCAGATTCAATCAGAGCTGGCCAACCGCCAGGCAATTGCTTTACAGGACGAGAGCGATCGCTTTAAGCATCGACTCAAAGAGGTGGAGCGGGCGATGAAAGAAACCACCCTACAAAAGCTGGAGAAGGAGCGCGACAAACTGCTGGAAGATATGCAGCAGCTCTCGCTGATTCCCGACGAGCGGCGATCGCAGGAAGACCGCCTACGAGATTTAGACGATGAGATGAAACGGCGGCGGGGCCACTACCAAGACTTAGCGGAGCAGTTGAAAAAGGAGCAGACCCGCGTTCTCACCCAAATTTTACCCAAGCGCTATACCCTGCGCGGCATAGCCCAGGTGTTTCCTGTTACGGTAGAGATTCGCTTACCAGAGATTCCTAGGATGTAA
- a CDS encoding Hsp70 family protein yields the protein MADINILGIDLGTTNSAIAIWDLEAGQPRVLSNKEGERLTPSVVMFDAAAQAFVVGRAAIEQMIEQPTNVAYSVKRFIGRTFSDMQVLQDQRNVTYTIEEAEKHKVVVRLGNRRCTPPQISAEILRKLREDAEVALGGSPIAQAVITVPAYFNESQRQATKEAGELAGLRVPRIINEPTAAALAFGLGAEPQTIAVYDLGGGTFDVSVLRIEHGVFRVKSTSGDTHLGGDDCDQAIVDWIATAFKTQHGQELPLSSNAQLYALLREEAKKAKIALTNSLDYVISLSNRLTKDAPTFDLNVTLTRSDLDELVQPLIKRSLAICDIALNKAGLTASDIDQVLLVGGQTRMPAVKAAIREHFNCKVNDSINPDEAIARGASILGARLCGHLKDKVKLWDVIPLSLGLELADRRMDQIISANQQIPFKSQPKYFTTQRDGQETIRFCVYQGERPIAKNNVFIGEVTLSLTTSRPAGEHRIKCVFSVDQDGILHVLAEDTNTDGEPVEEKFDHVYRMTQQEIDAVLEAANTHQDEDALTTQLFHLQEELQQLQQWLDQKKLVNPAISEQVKAFERAVSDRDIETAEKVIAKLKDML from the coding sequence GTGGCAGACATTAATATTCTTGGCATCGATCTGGGTACAACTAACTCAGCGATCGCAATTTGGGATTTAGAAGCCGGGCAGCCCAGAGTCCTCAGCAATAAGGAGGGTGAGCGGCTTACTCCATCTGTTGTCATGTTCGATGCCGCTGCTCAAGCATTTGTGGTCGGTCGGGCCGCCATTGAACAAATGATCGAACAACCTACTAATGTTGCCTACTCAGTGAAACGGTTTATTGGTCGAACCTTCAGCGATATGCAGGTATTGCAGGATCAGAGAAACGTCACCTACACCATCGAGGAGGCTGAGAAGCACAAGGTCGTGGTTCGACTAGGCAATCGCAGATGCACCCCACCTCAAATTTCAGCAGAAATTCTGCGCAAACTGAGGGAGGACGCAGAAGTAGCTTTGGGGGGTAGCCCTATCGCTCAGGCGGTGATTACCGTTCCTGCCTACTTTAATGAGTCTCAGCGCCAAGCGACCAAAGAAGCTGGAGAGCTTGCTGGCCTGCGAGTTCCTCGTATTATCAATGAACCTACCGCTGCAGCCCTAGCCTTCGGGCTAGGGGCAGAGCCCCAAACCATCGCCGTCTATGACTTGGGAGGAGGCACTTTCGATGTTTCTGTCCTTCGTATTGAGCATGGTGTCTTCAGAGTTAAGTCAACCAGCGGTGATACTCATTTAGGTGGAGATGATTGCGACCAGGCCATTGTGGACTGGATTGCCACGGCCTTTAAAACCCAGCACGGACAGGAATTACCCCTCTCATCCAATGCCCAACTCTATGCATTGCTTCGAGAGGAGGCTAAGAAAGCAAAAATTGCCTTAACCAATTCGCTAGATTATGTAATCAGCCTATCGAACCGACTTACAAAGGATGCTCCAACCTTCGACCTCAATGTAACTCTTACCCGTTCTGACTTAGATGAGTTGGTTCAACCGCTGATCAAACGCTCCTTAGCAATCTGCGATATTGCCCTAAACAAGGCAGGACTGACTGCCAGCGATATTGATCAGGTTCTACTCGTGGGTGGGCAAACCCGGATGCCTGCGGTCAAAGCGGCAATTCGGGAGCACTTCAACTGCAAAGTCAATGATTCCATCAACCCCGATGAGGCAATTGCCCGTGGAGCATCTATCCTAGGTGCGCGCTTATGTGGCCATCTAAAAGACAAAGTCAAACTGTGGGACGTGATCCCGCTTTCCTTAGGGCTTGAGCTGGCAGACAGAAGAATGGATCAGATCATCTCAGCCAATCAGCAAATTCCCTTCAAAAGCCAGCCTAAGTATTTCACCACACAACGAGACGGCCAAGAAACCATTCGCTTTTGTGTTTACCAGGGAGAACGCCCTATCGCTAAGAACAATGTGTTCATCGGCGAAGTCACTTTGAGCTTAACGACCTCCCGACCTGCAGGAGAACATCGCATCAAATGCGTCTTTTCAGTAGACCAAGACGGCATTCTTCACGTTCTGGCAGAAGATACCAATACAGACGGTGAACCTGTTGAAGAAAAATTTGACCATGTCTACCGCATGACTCAGCAGGAAATCGATGCAGTGCTCGAAGCAGCAAACACTCATCAGGACGAAGATGCTCTAACTACTCAACTCTTCCATCTGCAAGAAGAGTTGCAACAGCTGCAGCAATGGTTGGATCAAAAGAAGCTAGTTAATCCTGCTATCTCGGAACAGGTAAAAGCATTTGAAAGAGCTGTGAGCGATCGCGATATAGAGACTGCTGAAAAAGTCATTGCCAAACTCAAAGATATGCTTTAG